In Massilia forsythiae, one DNA window encodes the following:
- a CDS encoding BTH_I0359 family protein: protein MNMIYNSEQYSVVEFGVDHNLEALRFGGYEIVDKSGRREAFIGGKLAQAFRRDVNTLIASEPTMEEVDDFLGSYDTLMSQPVVLH, encoded by the coding sequence ATGAACATGATCTATAACAGCGAACAGTACAGCGTTGTCGAGTTCGGGGTCGACCATAACCTCGAAGCGCTGCGCTTCGGCGGCTATGAAATCGTCGACAAGTCCGGCCGGCGCGAAGCATTCATCGGCGGCAAACTGGCGCAAGCCTTCCGGCGTGACGTGAACACCCTGATCGCCAGCGAGCCGACCATGGAAGAGGTCGACGACTTCCTGGGGTCCTACGACACCCTTATGAGCCAACCGGTCGTACTGCATTGA
- a CDS encoding GTPase — protein MNDRQPPGARMPRVVTTLVVSAGAAVREQAICARLSTLAAAPVPDAGKPMAGAPAVILEGIASGSSPLDILAPQLHLARIAPGCLCCSGNLVLRVTLNRLLRQRPGRLFIGVARSEHLDQLRSWLQSEPYDQLLTLTPDIDAQDV, from the coding sequence ATGAACGATCGCCAGCCGCCGGGTGCCCGCATGCCGCGCGTCGTCACGACCCTGGTGGTCAGCGCCGGCGCCGCGGTGCGCGAGCAGGCGATCTGCGCGCGCCTGTCCACGCTGGCGGCGGCGCCCGTGCCGGACGCCGGCAAGCCCATGGCGGGCGCGCCGGCTGTCATCCTGGAGGGCATTGCTTCCGGCAGTTCTCCCCTCGACATCCTGGCGCCGCAATTGCACCTTGCGCGGATCGCGCCCGGTTGCCTGTGCTGCAGCGGCAATCTGGTTTTGCGTGTAACATTGAATCGCCTGCTGCGCCAGCGACCCGGCCGCCTCTTCATCGGCGTCGCCCGCAGCGAGCACCTTGATCAGTTGCGATCGTGGTTGCAGTCCGAGCCATACGATCAGCTGTTGACGCTGACTCCCGACATCGACGCACAGGACGTTTGA
- a CDS encoding response regulator has protein sequence MANILVVDDEMGIRELLSEILGDEGHAVQLAENAQQARQARQQGAPDLVLLDIWMPDTDGVTLLKEWQRDGLLSMPVIMMSGHATIDTAVEATRIGALNFLEKPIALQKLLKAVQQGLARGQEVARAPAMAPRPAIAPSSAVAAPEPSVQVQPMYAPQPPQGSAIGIARPVNNGEAHAHGYTLSFDLPLREARDAFERMYFEHHLGREGGSMTRVAEKTGLERTHLYRKLKQLGVEPGKLGKKSVQ, from the coding sequence ATGGCGAACATACTCGTAGTTGACGATGAAATGGGCATCCGCGAGCTGCTCTCGGAAATCCTGGGAGACGAGGGGCACGCGGTGCAGCTGGCGGAAAACGCCCAGCAGGCGCGCCAGGCGCGCCAGCAGGGCGCGCCCGACCTGGTGCTGCTCGACATCTGGATGCCGGATACCGACGGCGTCACCCTGCTCAAGGAGTGGCAGCGCGACGGCCTCCTGAGCATGCCGGTCATCATGATGTCCGGCCACGCCACCATCGACACCGCGGTCGAGGCCACCCGCATCGGCGCCCTGAACTTCCTGGAAAAGCCGATCGCCCTGCAGAAGCTGCTCAAGGCGGTGCAGCAGGGCCTGGCGCGCGGCCAGGAAGTGGCGCGCGCGCCGGCGATGGCGCCGCGTCCGGCCATTGCTCCGTCCAGCGCCGTGGCGGCGCCGGAGCCGAGCGTGCAGGTGCAGCCGATGTACGCGCCGCAGCCGCCGCAGGGCAGTGCGATCGGCATCGCCCGCCCGGTCAACAACGGCGAGGCGCACGCGCACGGCTACACGCTGTCGTTCGACCTGCCGCTGCGCGAGGCGCGCGACGCCTTCGAACGCATGTACTTCGAACACCACCTGGGCCGCGAAGGCGGCTCGATGACGCGCGTGGCCGAAAAGACCGGCCTCGAACGCACCCACCTGTACCGCAAGCTCAAGCAGCTGGGCGTCGAACCCGGCAAGCTGGGCAAGAAAAGCGTCCAGTGA
- a CDS encoding sensor histidine kinase, with the protein MTKALRYALVIGSAIASILLFILASASDNSAFVETNFYWLLGLNGAVALALLLPVIVYLVRLYSQYKAGKFGSRLMARLVLLFAGIGILPGLVIFMVSVQFVSHSIDSWFDVKIEAALQSGLNLGHAALDEALTDLGANAGTIAATMAGQDELAARTLLARTIEDTSGMQSAILLSADGKVLASAAEDRNADLTPDLPSAQMLRQGAMPGGYARTEGGTEHELRDDNGEQPSGLDAATGLRLRVVVAVPEPPGMAPRYLQLMQGVPVNLASNAEVLSTAYREYQERSEARTGLRKMYIGTLTLTLLLAVFGAIGSAFLIAGNLAQPLLVLAEGTRAVAEGDLSPRPIVETRDELGTLTQSFNAMTGQLFEARSAVERNRAALESAKAHLESVLANMSAGVIVMDSEGVVVNSNDAVHRILAVDVASLAGRPLDAIAGLEAFAGAVTRAFSAQSAQSAARSAAQQNTQAPAGRIHARGPLRAHWQQQIEVPRRAGSDDDHDLTLLARGSRLQVGTGSGFIVVFDDISDVISAQRSVAWGEVARRLAHEIKNPLTPIQLSAERMQMKLADRLDQQGAELLKKGTDTIVNQVDAMKRMVDDFRDYAKAPPAVLSPLDLNALIGEILNLYLAEDDSDVIHVGLAGGLPMVMGDATQLRQVIHNLLQNAQDALSDRGQQAAPPRVDVTTDAIHYVGADGASGTAVRLSIVDNGPGFAPRILSRAFEPYVTSKARGTGLGLPMVKKIVDEHGGRIDVANRADGTGASVSILLLKLAPEANLAASLEDK; encoded by the coding sequence GTGACCAAGGCCTTGCGCTATGCCCTGGTGATCGGCAGCGCGATCGCCTCCATCCTGCTGTTCATCCTGGCGTCGGCGTCCGACAATTCGGCCTTCGTCGAAACCAATTTCTACTGGCTGCTGGGCCTGAACGGCGCGGTGGCGCTGGCGCTGCTGCTGCCGGTGATCGTCTACCTGGTGCGCCTGTACTCGCAGTACAAGGCCGGCAAGTTCGGCTCGCGCCTGATGGCGCGCCTGGTGCTGCTGTTCGCCGGCATCGGCATCCTTCCCGGGCTGGTGATCTTCATGGTGTCGGTGCAGTTCGTCTCGCACTCGATCGATTCCTGGTTCGACGTCAAGATCGAGGCCGCCCTGCAGTCCGGCCTGAACCTCGGCCACGCCGCGCTCGACGAAGCGCTGACCGACCTCGGCGCCAATGCCGGCACCATCGCCGCCACCATGGCCGGCCAGGACGAGCTGGCCGCGCGCACCCTGCTGGCGCGCACCATCGAAGACACCAGCGGCATGCAAAGCGCGATCCTGCTGTCGGCCGACGGCAAGGTGCTGGCCAGCGCCGCCGAGGACCGCAACGCCGACCTGACCCCCGACCTGCCGAGTGCGCAGATGCTGCGCCAGGGCGCCATGCCCGGCGGCTATGCGCGCACCGAGGGCGGCACCGAGCACGAGCTGCGCGACGACAACGGCGAGCAGCCCAGCGGCCTGGACGCCGCCACCGGCCTGCGCCTGCGCGTGGTGGTGGCGGTGCCGGAACCGCCCGGCATGGCGCCGCGCTACCTGCAGCTGATGCAGGGCGTGCCGGTCAACCTGGCGTCCAACGCCGAGGTGCTCAGCACCGCCTACCGCGAATACCAGGAGCGCTCGGAAGCGCGCACCGGCCTGCGCAAGATGTACATCGGCACCCTGACGCTGACGCTGCTGCTGGCGGTGTTCGGCGCCATCGGCAGCGCCTTCCTCATCGCCGGCAACCTGGCGCAGCCGCTGCTGGTGCTGGCCGAGGGCACGCGCGCGGTGGCCGAGGGCGACCTGTCGCCGCGCCCGATCGTCGAGACGCGCGACGAGCTGGGCACGCTGACGCAGTCCTTCAACGCCATGACCGGCCAGCTGTTCGAGGCGCGCTCCGCGGTGGAGCGCAACCGCGCCGCGCTGGAAAGCGCCAAGGCCCACCTGGAATCGGTGCTGGCCAACATGTCGGCCGGCGTGATCGTGATGGACAGCGAGGGCGTGGTGGTCAATTCGAACGACGCGGTGCACCGCATCCTGGCGGTCGACGTCGCCTCGCTGGCGGGACGCCCGCTGGATGCGATCGCCGGCCTGGAAGCCTTTGCCGGCGCCGTCACGCGCGCGTTCTCCGCCCAGAGCGCGCAGAGCGCGGCGCGCAGCGCCGCCCAGCAGAATACCCAGGCGCCGGCCGGCCGCATCCATGCGCGCGGGCCGCTGCGCGCCCACTGGCAGCAGCAGATCGAGGTGCCGCGCCGCGCCGGCAGCGACGACGACCACGACCTGACGCTGCTGGCGCGCGGCTCGCGCCTGCAGGTCGGCACGGGCAGCGGCTTCATCGTGGTGTTCGACGACATCTCCGACGTGATCTCGGCGCAGCGCTCGGTGGCCTGGGGAGAAGTGGCACGGCGCCTGGCGCACGAAATCAAGAACCCGCTGACGCCGATCCAGCTGTCGGCCGAGCGCATGCAGATGAAGCTGGCCGACCGCCTCGACCAGCAGGGCGCCGAGCTGCTCAAGAAGGGCACCGACACCATCGTCAACCAGGTCGACGCGATGAAGCGCATGGTCGACGACTTCCGCGACTACGCCAAGGCGCCGCCGGCGGTGCTGTCGCCGCTCGACCTGAACGCGCTGATCGGCGAGATCCTCAACCTGTACCTGGCCGAGGACGATTCGGACGTGATCCACGTCGGCCTCGCCGGCGGGCTGCCGATGGTGATGGGCGACGCCACCCAGCTGCGCCAGGTGATCCACAACCTGCTGCAGAATGCCCAGGATGCGCTGTCCGACCGCGGCCAGCAGGCGGCGCCGCCGCGCGTCGACGTCACCACCGACGCCATCCACTACGTCGGCGCCGACGGCGCCAGCGGCACCGCGGTGCGCCTGTCGATCGTCGACAACGGCCCCGGCTTCGCGCCGCGCATCCTGTCGCGCGCCTTCGAACCCTACGTCACGTCCAAGGCGCGCGGCACCGGCCTGGGCCTGCCGATGGTGAAGAAGATCGTCGACGAACACGGGGGCCGCATCGACGTCGCCAACCGCGCCGACGGAACTGGCGCTTCGGTATCGATTTTGCTGTTAAAGTTAGCGCCAGAGGCGAACTTGGCCGCGAGCTTGGAAGACAAGTGA
- a CDS encoding DUF4390 domain-containing protein yields MIVRFFRLLACHLMLVLACATAQAADGIDITLANIEASDEGYRLRTVYAFDLTPGLEQAVQHGMPLYFTTEIELTRPRWYWITDDKAVSSRRTVKLQYDLLTRIYHISTPGSVQQTFDTLEEALLWIRRPGRWLIAPKGALKPGENYNVTLRMFMDREYLKKPLQVDALNNSDWRLTSHRKTFTYRAE; encoded by the coding sequence GTGATTGTACGATTTTTCCGCCTCCTCGCCTGCCACCTGATGCTGGTGCTTGCGTGCGCAACGGCGCAGGCGGCGGACGGGATCGACATCACTCTTGCCAACATCGAAGCCTCGGACGAGGGCTATCGCCTGCGCACCGTGTACGCGTTCGACCTGACGCCCGGCCTGGAGCAGGCGGTGCAGCACGGCATGCCGCTGTATTTCACCACCGAGATCGAACTGACCCGGCCGCGCTGGTACTGGATCACCGACGACAAGGCGGTGTCCTCGCGCCGCACGGTCAAGCTGCAGTACGACCTGCTCACCCGCATCTACCACATCTCCACCCCGGGCAGCGTGCAGCAGACCTTCGACACGCTCGAGGAAGCGCTGCTGTGGATCCGCCGCCCCGGGCGCTGGCTGATCGCCCCCAAGGGCGCCCTCAAGCCGGGCGAGAACTACAACGTCACCCTGCGCATGTTCATGGACCGCGAGTACCTCAAGAAACCGCTCCAGGTCGACGCCCTCAACAATTCCGACTGGCGCCTCACCTCGCACAGGAAGACCTTTACCTACCGTGCGGAGTAA
- the rsmB gene encoding 16S rRNA (cytosine(967)-C(5))-methyltransferase RsmB: MTEKRPTLTLKPKTAKAAGAARPGQPRRAQGQGLGRPEQRGPAQGGQGGAARVVEQRAGQRPAQAPARDPRGQDREQERQPRSRPPQAEPQDALRPAARADETRLRHSHEVKNPVQLDYRPHLKPDALAFALLGAAASLARVRAGSALPQALAEVFQAYDATPQARGAMQDIAYRTLRQLGRSETLLGMMTNKAPEPPMLASLLCAALALLDPPEGSDAPYEAFTVVDQAVGAAAAHPDFAHAKAMVNAVLRRFLRERAQLLQEALREPLAQWNYPQWWIDAVRGAYPAQWQDILAVGNRQPPLTLRVNRRRTSVEDYLATLAAAGMQARQVGPAALRLAVPVNVGQIPGFDQGLVSVQDAGAQLAAPLLDLQDGMRVLDACAAPGGKSGHILETADVHLTALDVDARRLARVEQNLERLGLRARVAAGAAEERGWWDGQAFDRILADVPCTASGIVRRHPDIRWLRRKSDTHQLATLSSKILDNLWQMLRPDGKFLFVTCSLWPQESEAQAAAFAARNGAVRLDAPGQLLPTSGAGQDHDGLFYALFQKVGA; the protein is encoded by the coding sequence ATGACTGAAAAGCGCCCGACGCTCACCCTCAAACCCAAGACCGCCAAGGCCGCCGGCGCGGCGCGTCCCGGCCAGCCGCGGCGGGCGCAAGGGCAGGGCCTGGGCCGCCCCGAGCAGCGCGGACCGGCCCAGGGCGGGCAGGGCGGTGCGGCGCGTGTCGTGGAACAGCGCGCCGGACAGCGCCCCGCGCAAGCGCCGGCGCGCGACCCGCGCGGCCAGGACCGCGAGCAGGAGCGGCAGCCGCGCAGCCGGCCGCCGCAAGCCGAACCGCAGGATGCGCTGCGCCCGGCCGCGCGCGCCGACGAGACCCGCCTGCGCCACAGCCACGAAGTCAAGAATCCGGTCCAGCTCGATTACCGTCCGCACCTGAAGCCCGATGCGCTGGCGTTCGCCCTGCTGGGCGCGGCCGCCAGCCTGGCGCGCGTGCGCGCCGGCAGCGCCCTGCCGCAGGCGCTGGCCGAGGTGTTCCAGGCCTACGACGCCACGCCGCAGGCGCGCGGCGCGATGCAGGACATCGCCTATCGCACGCTGCGCCAACTGGGCCGCAGCGAGACCCTGCTCGGCATGATGACGAACAAGGCGCCGGAACCGCCGATGCTGGCGTCGCTGTTGTGCGCGGCGCTGGCGCTGCTCGACCCGCCCGAAGGATCGGACGCGCCCTACGAAGCCTTCACCGTGGTCGACCAGGCGGTCGGCGCGGCCGCCGCGCACCCGGACTTCGCGCACGCCAAGGCGATGGTCAACGCCGTGCTGCGGCGTTTCCTGCGCGAGCGCGCGCAACTGCTGCAGGAGGCGCTGCGCGAGCCGCTGGCGCAGTGGAACTACCCGCAGTGGTGGATCGATGCGGTGCGCGGCGCCTATCCGGCGCAATGGCAGGACATCCTCGCGGTCGGCAACCGCCAGCCGCCGCTGACGCTGCGCGTCAACCGCCGCCGTACCAGCGTCGAGGATTACCTGGCCACCCTGGCCGCGGCCGGCATGCAGGCCCGGCAGGTGGGGCCCGCCGCGCTGCGCCTGGCGGTGCCGGTCAACGTCGGCCAGATCCCCGGTTTCGACCAGGGCCTGGTATCGGTGCAGGACGCCGGCGCCCAGCTGGCCGCGCCGCTGCTCGACCTGCAGGACGGCATGCGCGTGCTGGACGCCTGCGCCGCGCCGGGCGGCAAGAGCGGGCACATCCTGGAAACCGCGGACGTCCACCTGACCGCGCTGGACGTCGACGCGCGCCGCCTGGCGCGGGTCGAACAGAACCTGGAACGCCTGGGCTTGCGTGCCCGGGTCGCCGCCGGGGCCGCCGAGGAGCGCGGCTGGTGGGATGGCCAGGCGTTCGACCGCATCCTGGCGGACGTGCCGTGCACCGCCTCCGGCATCGTGCGCCGCCACCCGGATATCCGTTGGTTGCGTCGCAAGAGCGATACCCACCAACTTGCAACACTTTCCTCGAAAATACTCGACAATCTTTGGCAGATGCTGCGGCCCGATGGTAAATTCCTGTTCGTGACATGTTCGCTCTGGCCGCAGGAATCGGAAGCGCAGGCCGCCGCCTTCGCGGCGCGCAACGGCGCGGTCCGTCTCGATGCGCCGGGCCAGCTGCTTCCAACAAGCGGTGCCGGGCAGGATCATGACGGCCTGTTCTATGCCCTGTTCCAGAAGGTTGGGGCATAA
- the argS gene encoding arginine--tRNA ligase: MLAQQKQDIVALFQAALAPIVAGTKLTPAQQKPNVVLERPRDPSHGDIACNIAMQLAKPLKTNPRELATRLVAALLADPAAAGLVESADVAGPGFINLRVANAAKQSVVRSIFAQGQDYGRGSGGAGHHAIIEFVSANPTGPLHVGHGRQAALGDALSSLFESQGHQVTREFYYNDAGVQIATLANSVQARARGFKPGDAEWPESAYNGDYIGDIAADFLARKTVSASDGAPATASGDAGDIESIRRFAVAYLRNEQDIDLQAFGVKFDNYYLESSLYADGKVEAAVQALVDAGVTYEQDGALWLKTTDYGDDKDRVMRKSDGTYTYFVPDVAYHIQKFKRGFDQAINIQGSDHHGTIARVRAGLQAVNIGIPQGYPDYVLHKMVTVMKDGEEVKISKRAGSYVTVRDLIEWSGNGDIARGRDAVRFFLISRKADTEFVFDVDVALATNDENPVYYVQYAHARICSALANWGGDTAQLAGVDLSPLTTPHEMGLLAKLAAYPEMLQRAQAELGPHQVAFYLRELASELHSYYFAHKWLVDDEALKLARLALATATRQVLRNGLALIGVSAPEKM, translated from the coding sequence ATGCTCGCCCAACAAAAACAAGACATCGTCGCCCTGTTCCAGGCCGCGCTGGCGCCGATCGTCGCCGGCACCAAACTCACGCCCGCGCAGCAAAAGCCCAATGTCGTCCTGGAACGCCCGCGCGATCCGTCCCATGGCGACATCGCCTGCAACATCGCGATGCAGCTGGCCAAGCCGCTCAAGACCAACCCGCGCGAACTGGCCACGCGCCTGGTCGCGGCCCTGCTGGCCGATCCGGCCGCCGCCGGCCTGGTCGAGTCGGCCGATGTCGCCGGCCCCGGCTTCATCAACCTGCGCGTGGCGAACGCGGCCAAGCAGTCGGTGGTGCGCAGCATCTTCGCGCAGGGACAGGACTACGGCCGCGGCAGCGGCGGCGCCGGCCACCACGCGATCATCGAATTCGTCTCGGCCAACCCGACCGGTCCGCTGCACGTCGGCCACGGCCGCCAGGCCGCGCTGGGCGACGCCCTGTCCTCGCTGTTCGAATCGCAGGGCCACCAGGTGACGCGCGAGTTCTACTACAACGACGCCGGCGTGCAGATCGCCACCCTGGCCAATTCGGTGCAGGCGCGCGCGCGCGGCTTCAAGCCGGGCGACGCCGAATGGCCCGAGTCCGCCTACAACGGCGACTACATCGGCGACATCGCCGCCGACTTCCTGGCCCGCAAGACTGTGTCGGCCAGCGACGGCGCGCCGGCCACCGCCAGCGGCGACGCCGGCGACATCGAATCGATCCGCCGCTTCGCCGTGGCCTACCTGCGCAACGAGCAGGACATCGACCTGCAGGCCTTCGGCGTCAAGTTCGACAATTACTACCTGGAGTCCTCGCTGTACGCCGACGGCAAGGTCGAAGCCGCCGTGCAGGCGCTGGTCGACGCCGGCGTCACCTACGAGCAGGACGGCGCGCTGTGGCTCAAGACCACCGACTACGGCGACGACAAGGACCGCGTGATGCGCAAGTCCGACGGCACCTACACCTATTTCGTGCCGGACGTGGCCTACCACATCCAGAAGTTCAAGCGCGGCTTCGACCAGGCCATCAACATCCAGGGCAGCGACCACCACGGCACCATCGCGCGCGTGCGCGCCGGCCTGCAGGCGGTAAACATCGGCATCCCGCAGGGCTACCCGGACTACGTGCTGCACAAGATGGTCACCGTCATGAAGGATGGCGAAGAGGTCAAGATCTCCAAGCGCGCCGGCTCCTACGTCACCGTGCGCGACCTGATCGAATGGTCCGGCAACGGCGACATCGCGCGCGGCCGCGACGCGGTGCGCTTCTTCCTCATCTCGCGCAAGGCCGACACCGAGTTCGTGTTCGACGTCGACGTCGCGCTGGCCACCAACGACGAGAACCCGGTGTACTACGTGCAGTACGCCCACGCGCGCATCTGCTCGGCGCTGGCCAACTGGGGCGGCGACACCGCGCAGCTGGCCGGCGTCGACCTGTCGCCCTTGACCACGCCGCACGAGATGGGCCTGCTGGCCAAGCTGGCGGCGTATCCGGAAATGCTGCAGCGCGCCCAGGCCGAACTCGGACCGCACCAGGTCGCGTTCTACCTGCGCGAACTGGCCAGCGAACTGCACAGCTATTATTTCGCCCACAAGTGGCTGGTCGACGACGAAGCCCTGAAGCTGGCGCGCCTGGCCCTGGCCACCGCCACCCGCCAGGTGCTGCGCAACGGCCTGGCGCTGATCGGCGTGTCGGCGCCGGAAAAGATGTAA
- a CDS encoding SPOR domain-containing protein: MTKVLRHRTHFPPLRQRGSTLTGLIIGLIVGLGIAVAVALTISKGASPFTEKTAKSGRPADPAPGQAMDPNKPMYANREAARQANREVNEKAAARSGSSGSRPAPDSKPAPSADADPLGQMIAGLKEPAERPDARTESRSDARADRLADARAESRSESRSESRSESRSESRVESRADTRADSRADARADSRTTAAAPAARTAAAPAAAGDTIYYLQAGAFREMSDAEATRAKLALLGFEAAISDRTSDSGVLHRVRMGPFNQVEAMNKARAKLIDNGVDVAIVRNQR; this comes from the coding sequence ATGACCAAGGTACTCCGCCACCGCACCCACTTCCCGCCGCTGCGCCAGCGCGGCAGCACCTTAACCGGCCTGATCATCGGCCTGATCGTCGGCCTGGGCATCGCGGTGGCGGTGGCCCTGACCATCAGCAAGGGCGCCTCGCCGTTCACCGAAAAGACCGCCAAGTCGGGCCGCCCGGCCGACCCGGCGCCGGGCCAGGCGATGGATCCGAACAAGCCGATGTATGCCAACCGGGAGGCGGCGCGCCAGGCCAACCGCGAAGTCAACGAAAAGGCGGCGGCGCGCAGCGGCAGCAGCGGGAGCAGGCCGGCGCCGGACAGCAAGCCGGCGCCAAGCGCCGACGCCGATCCGCTGGGCCAGATGATCGCCGGCCTGAAGGAGCCGGCGGAGCGGCCGGATGCGCGCACCGAATCGCGTTCCGATGCCCGCGCCGACCGGCTTGCCGATGCGCGTGCCGAATCGCGCTCCGAATCGCGCTCCGAATCGCGCTCCGAATCGCGCTCCGAATCGCGCGTCGAATCGCGCGCGGATACCCGGGCCGACAGCCGGGCCGATGCCCGCGCCGACAGCCGCACGACCGCGGCCGCACCGGCAGCGCGCACCGCAGCCGCGCCGGCCGCCGCCGGCGACACCATCTATTACCTGCAGGCCGGCGCCTTCCGCGAGATGTCCGACGCCGAGGCGACCCGCGCCAAGCTGGCCCTGCTCGGCTTCGAGGCCGCGATCAGCGACCGCACCAGCGACAGCGGCGTGCTGCACCGCGTGCGCATGGGTCCGTTCAACCAGGTCGAGGCGATGAACAAGGCGCGCGCCAAGCTGATCGACAACGGCGTCGACGTCGCCATCGTGCGCAACCAGCGCTGA
- a CDS encoding thiol:disulfide interchange protein DsbA/DsbL, translating to MHTPRRRFCTALLGLAAGTAILPAHAAGAASGSAANPQAGSQYLVLANPQPADTAGKVEVIEFFAYYCPHCHAFEPQLAAWVKNQGDRIAFKRVHVPRGDAVVPQQRLFYTLDAMGLLEQYHRKAFDAMHVEHLRLSSDEQVFDWAARNGIDRAKFADTYRSFGIGARLRRAGAMVEAYGIDRWPMVVIDGRYATSPSHVNEGATEAQQQAAALQVMDFLVAKAKADKR from the coding sequence ATGCACACGCCACGCCGCCGCTTCTGCACCGCCCTGCTCGGCCTGGCCGCCGGCACGGCCATCCTGCCCGCCCACGCCGCCGGCGCCGCCTCCGGTTCGGCCGCCAACCCGCAGGCCGGCAGCCAGTACCTGGTGCTGGCCAATCCGCAGCCGGCGGACACGGCCGGCAAGGTCGAGGTCATCGAGTTCTTCGCCTATTACTGCCCGCACTGCCACGCCTTCGAGCCGCAGCTGGCCGCCTGGGTGAAAAACCAGGGCGACCGCATCGCGTTCAAGCGCGTGCACGTGCCGCGCGGCGACGCCGTGGTGCCGCAGCAGCGCCTGTTCTACACGCTGGACGCCATGGGCCTGCTCGAGCAATACCACCGCAAGGCCTTCGACGCCATGCACGTCGAGCACCTGCGCCTTTCCAGCGACGAGCAGGTGTTCGACTGGGCGGCCAGGAACGGCATCGACCGCGCCAAATTCGCCGACACCTACCGCTCTTTCGGCATCGGCGCCAGGCTGCGCCGCGCGGGCGCCATGGTGGAAGCCTACGGTATCGACCGCTGGCCGATGGTCGTGATCGACGGCCGCTACGCCACCTCGCCCTCGCACGTGAACGAAGGCGCCACCGAGGCCCAGCAGCAGGCGGCGGCGCTGCAGGTGATGGACTTCCTGGTGGCCAAGGCCAAGGCGGACAAGCGATGA
- a CDS encoding biotin--[acetyl-CoA-carboxylase] ligase, with product MNAAAHAAGERPGAMDAARIAALSQSARDGLAKVEVVRETGSTNADLLARAAGSCGPQLSGPLLLAAEHQSAGRGRAGRSWLSAPGHSLTFSLAWKFDGGLQRLSGLPLAVGVALAETLDRLGQPVRLKWPNDLLKDGDKLAGILVETQRAAGPAGDATWAIVGIGLNLAMPDELEARIGRSVAAVPWLARMDRDALVAAILDGLVASLQQFAQAGFAAFGARWNLLHGWQGEPVAVLDHGKILHEGLAAGVDDAGRLLLDGEHGRIAIAAGDVSLRMQAAD from the coding sequence ATGAACGCCGCCGCACACGCCGCCGGCGAGCGCCCCGGCGCCATGGATGCGGCGCGCATCGCCGCCCTGTCGCAGTCGGCGCGCGACGGACTGGCCAAGGTCGAGGTGGTGCGCGAGACCGGCTCCACCAATGCCGACCTGCTGGCGCGCGCCGCCGGCTCGTGCGGCCCGCAGCTGTCCGGCCCGTTGCTGCTGGCGGCCGAACACCAGAGCGCCGGCCGCGGACGCGCCGGCCGCAGCTGGCTGTCGGCGCCGGGGCATTCGCTGACCTTTTCGCTGGCCTGGAAATTCGACGGCGGCCTGCAGCGACTGAGCGGCCTGCCGCTGGCGGTCGGCGTGGCGCTGGCCGAGACCCTGGACCGGCTCGGCCAGCCGGTGCGCCTGAAATGGCCGAACGACCTGCTCAAGGATGGCGACAAGCTGGCCGGCATCCTGGTCGAGACGCAGCGCGCCGCCGGCCCGGCCGGCGACGCCACCTGGGCCATCGTCGGCATCGGATTGAACCTGGCGATGCCGGACGAACTCGAAGCCAGGATAGGCCGCAGCGTGGCCGCCGTGCCCTGGCTGGCGCGCATGGACCGCGACGCCCTGGTGGCGGCGATCCTGGACGGACTGGTGGCGTCCCTGCAGCAGTTCGCGCAGGCCGGCTTCGCCGCCTTCGGCGCGCGCTGGAACCTGCTGCACGGCTGGCAGGGCGAGCCGGTGGCGGTCCTCGACCACGGGAAAATCCTGCACGAAGGCCTGGCCGCCGGGGTCGACGATGCCGGCCGCCTGCTGCTGGACGGCGAGCACGGCCGCATCGCCATCGCCGCCGGCGACGTGTCGCTGCGGATGCAGGCCGCGGATTAA